One genomic window of Edaphobacter lichenicola includes the following:
- a CDS encoding very short patch repair endonuclease: MYQEENTFLNHRDSDIVDASTRSRMMSAVRRTDTLPEMAIRRLLTDSGVHYRVKNKRLPGSPDIANRSQRWAIFVNGCFWHGHKFCTKTKSDNQPRVPKSRPEFWSAKLRANRSRDARKSWDLRRLGFRVLIVWECDLKRPGALVSRLQRFTIPRHDHD, from the coding sequence TTGTACCAGGAAGAGAATACGTTCTTGAATCATCGAGACTCAGACATCGTTGATGCGTCAACCCGATCTCGCATGATGAGCGCAGTTCGTCGGACCGATACGCTCCCAGAGATGGCTATCCGAAGACTTTTGACTGATTCGGGCGTGCATTACCGGGTCAAGAACAAGCGTTTGCCGGGTTCTCCTGACATCGCAAATCGCAGTCAGCGATGGGCGATCTTTGTTAATGGATGTTTTTGGCACGGGCACAAGTTTTGCACGAAGACAAAGAGCGATAATCAGCCTCGAGTGCCTAAATCCCGCCCCGAATTTTGGTCAGCAAAGCTTCGAGCGAATCGGTCCCGAGATGCCCGGAAGAGCTGGGACCTTCGGCGACTTGGTTTTCGTGTGCTCATAGTCTGGGAGTGCGACCTTAAACGACCCGGGGCACTGGTCTCGCGCCTTCAGAGATTCACAATTCCCAGGCACGATCATGACTGA
- a CDS encoding aldehyde dehydrogenase family protein, with protein MPLVRTWNKTTVLLSPVGVAGLITAWNSNALFICLKTASALAAGCTVVVKPSELSPFQTQVLLECVHEANLPRGVFNVVTGLGSTVGAELVRNPDVAKISFTGSVAVGQQIMRDGAATMKRVTLELGGKSPNILLDDVNLDEAIPRALAIAFLNSGQACAAGTRLLVPRSRLEEIKQRIVTVMSNMPVGDPENKDTAVGPMVTRTHYERVESHIRKGIEDGAEVLVGGEGHPEGLEAGNFVKPTIFVNVTNDMTIAQEEIFGPVLSVIAYDTEEEAIKIANDSRYGLHAFVSGNDLQRARRVASQILAGRVAINGMLDDPQAPWGGFKFSGVGREFGAFGIEAFLEPRAILE; from the coding sequence CTGCCACTCGTTCGCACGTGGAATAAGACGACCGTTCTTCTTTCGCCGGTTGGAGTTGCAGGGTTGATAACTGCCTGGAACTCGAACGCTTTGTTCATCTGCCTCAAGACTGCTTCCGCTCTGGCTGCCGGTTGTACCGTAGTCGTAAAGCCCAGTGAATTGAGCCCGTTTCAGACGCAAGTCCTGCTCGAATGCGTGCACGAAGCGAATCTCCCACGGGGCGTTTTCAATGTCGTGACTGGCTTGGGCAGCACCGTGGGAGCCGAGCTTGTGAGAAATCCCGATGTGGCTAAGATCTCGTTTACTGGGTCAGTTGCCGTGGGTCAGCAGATCATGCGCGACGGAGCCGCGACGATGAAGCGCGTCACGCTCGAACTAGGTGGTAAATCACCGAACATACTTCTTGACGATGTCAATCTTGATGAGGCGATCCCGAGAGCACTTGCCATTGCGTTCCTGAACAGCGGCCAGGCATGTGCGGCGGGGACTCGGCTTCTTGTGCCGCGCAGCCGGCTTGAGGAGATCAAACAACGAATCGTGACCGTCATGTCCAACATGCCCGTTGGCGATCCTGAAAATAAAGATACAGCCGTCGGTCCGATGGTGACACGGACGCATTACGAGAGAGTGGAGTCGCACATCCGGAAAGGGATTGAGGACGGCGCAGAAGTACTGGTCGGAGGCGAGGGACACCCGGAGGGCCTTGAAGCCGGCAACTTCGTGAAGCCAACGATTTTCGTCAACGTGACGAACGACATGACGATTGCTCAGGAAGAGATATTCGGACCTGTGCTGAGTGTTATCGCATACGACACCGAGGAAGAAGCGATCAAAATCGCAAACGATTCCCGATACGGCCTTCATGCCTTCGTAAGCGGGAACGATCTCCAACGGGCACGCCGGGTGGCTTCACAGATACTTGCTGGACGCGTAGCAATCAATGGGATGCTGGACGATCCTCAGGCGCCTTGGGGAGGTTTCAAGTTCTCGGGTGTAGGTCGCGAATTCGGAGCATTCGGAATTGAGGCTTTTCTTGAGCCGCGCGCAATTCTGGAGTAG
- a CDS encoding diguanylate cyclase family protein has product MDLDFEHRLLMPDGDIRYLHVVAHAGNHGPGIREYIGIVSDITDRKRAEDERQALASALQQSNARLEEAQRLAHIGHYEWNLIENRVTYSDELCRIYAIPPRKALLTQR; this is encoded by the coding sequence ATGGACCTTGATTTTGAGCACCGGCTGCTGATGCCTGACGGTGATATTAGATACCTCCATGTGGTCGCACATGCCGGCAATCACGGTCCTGGCATTCGCGAGTACATTGGTATCGTGAGCGACATTACTGACCGGAAGCGTGCAGAAGATGAACGCCAGGCGTTGGCGAGCGCCCTGCAGCAAAGCAATGCGAGGCTTGAGGAAGCTCAGAGATTGGCTCACATCGGGCACTACGAATGGAATCTCATCGAGAATCGCGTTACGTATTCTGATGAACTTTGCCGCATTTACGCGATCCCCCCCAGAAAGGCCCTTTTGACGCAGCGTTGA
- a CDS encoding capsule assembly Wzi family protein, with the protein MNNPYSMLFGVAMEAWRRAPEGTRPPTNLSNGGQFLYAEQIQKQGYTNKGFILGDPVGRESKGGQAWVTYHLAPRQ; encoded by the coding sequence ATGAACAATCCGTATTCGATGCTCTTTGGTGTCGCCATGGAAGCCTGGAGGCGTGCTCCGGAAGGCACGCGACCGCCGACCAACCTCAGTAATGGCGGACAATTTCTCTACGCCGAGCAGATACAAAAACAGGGTTACACCAATAAGGGCTTCATCCTCGGAGATCCTGTTGGGCGGGAGTCCAAGGGCGGTCAAGCTTGGGTCACCTATCATCTCGCTCCCAGGCAGTGA
- a CDS encoding DJ-1/PfpI family protein, whose amino-acid sequence MNRRNLLKSSAALGFASALPALAGDKLFASAGAGQPQTGKDQPMARTNPLIPPAKGSIPIAFPISEGTQLIDFAGPWEIFDGVVKPGTTNEAAFEVYTVAETLKRISASGMKVVPDYTFETAPAPKLIVIPAQGGATKAMIDWIRMSSKSTDVTMSVCTGAFVLARTGLLSGKSATTFHEAFDGFAKQYPDIKLIRGARFVEDGNLASSGGLTSGMDLAFRVVERYFGREMTEKLAFQLEYQGKGWMNAASNEVYAKYESPKKATTGPLCPICSMEGDPAISSSYKGKTYYFCMQEHKATFDEAPEDFVKAT is encoded by the coding sequence ATGAATAGAAGAAATTTGCTCAAGAGTTCAGCCGCACTCGGCTTTGCCTCCGCACTTCCGGCCCTGGCAGGGGATAAGCTGTTTGCCAGCGCGGGCGCAGGACAGCCCCAGACCGGCAAGGATCAACCGATGGCCAGGACCAACCCGCTTATCCCTCCCGCCAAGGGCAGCATTCCTATTGCCTTCCCGATCTCCGAAGGAACGCAACTGATCGACTTCGCCGGTCCCTGGGAGATATTTGATGGCGTCGTCAAACCAGGGACTACCAATGAAGCGGCATTCGAAGTCTATACCGTGGCTGAAACCCTGAAGCGAATTTCGGCCAGTGGAATGAAGGTCGTTCCCGACTACACCTTTGAAACAGCTCCTGCACCCAAGTTGATTGTCATCCCAGCGCAGGGTGGAGCAACCAAGGCCATGATCGATTGGATACGGATGTCTAGCAAGAGCACGGATGTAACCATGTCGGTATGCACAGGCGCATTCGTGCTGGCGAGAACCGGCCTCTTGTCGGGTAAATCCGCTACCACTTTTCACGAAGCGTTCGACGGCTTTGCAAAACAGTATCCCGACATTAAGTTGATACGGGGAGCCAGGTTCGTGGAAGACGGCAATCTGGCCTCATCGGGTGGTCTTACCTCCGGCATGGACCTCGCGTTCCGAGTCGTAGAACGTTACTTTGGCCGCGAAATGACCGAAAAGCTGGCCTTCCAACTCGAATACCAGGGAAAGGGCTGGATGAACGCAGCTTCGAACGAAGTCTACGCCAAGTACGAAAGTCCAAAGAAGGCGACTACAGGCCCACTCTGTCCCATTTGCTCCATGGAAGGCGATCCCGCGATCTCATCGAGCTACAAGGGAAAGACTTACTACTTCTGTATGCAGGAGCACAAGGCGACGTTCGATGAGGCTCCAGAAGACTTCGTGAAGGCAACTTAG
- a CDS encoding nuclear transport factor 2 family protein, giving the protein MKRRNRVSKHLSISPEEAADRLAIRELVEAYAHCADRRDAKGQMALFTADTHAWCI; this is encoded by the coding sequence ATGAAAAGGAGAAATCGTGTGAGCAAACATTTGTCCATCTCCCCCGAAGAAGCAGCGGATCGCCTTGCCATCCGGGAGCTCGTCGAGGCGTACGCGCATTGTGCTGACCGTCGTGATGCAAAAGGTCAGATGGCACTCTTCACTGCGGACACGCACGCGTGGTGTATATGA
- a CDS encoding PAS domain-containing protein, translating into MTHVGSWACNLVTQQIFHSSEENARMYGFDPSQGSIPFQSFYGTILPEDEQAVRAKLEGAISAREDYDVEFRIRRTDGAISVCVASDTTAPPRKPVSTLASRWTLQTKSAPRKNAKGCDN; encoded by the coding sequence TTGACTCATGTTGGCAGTTGGGCATGCAACCTGGTTACCCAGCAGATATTCCATTCATCGGAAGAAAATGCTCGTATGTATGGCTTCGATCCCAGCCAAGGTTCGATTCCGTTCCAGTCCTTTTACGGGACGATTCTGCCGGAGGATGAGCAAGCGGTCAGGGCAAAGCTCGAAGGTGCAATTAGCGCAAGGGAGGATTATGACGTCGAATTTCGGATTCGCCGCACTGATGGTGCCATCAGCGTCTGCGTGGCATCGGACACCACAGCCCCTCCCAGGAAGCCGGTGAGTACTTTGGCATCACGATGGACATTACAGACCAAAAGCGCGCCGAGGAAGAACGCGAAAGGCTGCGACAATTAG
- a CDS encoding sensor histidine kinase, translating into MRLNSQSPLRLQAQTPLLRWLAHEPPDLDRARAAAARIEQDANRAADVISSLQSFYRTGIPTKRQSVDLKEIIGEMTILLRAEAERYAIATHQEIDVCLPRLFASRVQLQQILMNLMLNAIEAMKDTGGEMTIKAKIDSNGLVVTSVSDTGVGLAAENIERIFDPFHTTKPQGTGMGLTITRSIVESYGGRVWANPNQGPGATFHFTLPRETEAQI; encoded by the coding sequence ATGAGATTAAACAGCCAATCGCCGCTTCGATTACAAGCGCAAACGCCCCTCTTACGTTGGCTGGCACATGAGCCACCCGACCTCGATAGAGCGCGCGCAGCAGCCGCCAGGATTGAGCAAGACGCGAACCGCGCGGCCGATGTAATCAGTAGTTTGCAATCCTTCTACAGAACTGGCATTCCTACCAAACGCCAAAGCGTCGATCTCAAGGAAATTATTGGAGAGATGACTATTCTGCTGAGAGCTGAGGCGGAGCGATATGCCATTGCGACCCATCAAGAAATCGACGTATGTCTGCCCAGACTTTTTGCCAGCCGCGTGCAACTTCAGCAGATTCTCATGAACTTGATGCTAAACGCGATCGAGGCCATGAAAGATACTGGAGGCGAGATGACGATCAAGGCGAAAATCGATTCGAACGGTCTGGTTGTGACTTCGGTTAGCGATACCGGGGTGGGTCTAGCTGCGGAGAATATTGAACGGATCTTTGATCCTTTTCATACGACGAAACCACAAGGGACGGGTATGGGGCTGACTATAACCCGATCGATTGTGGAGTCTTACGGAGGGAGGGTATGGGCAAATCCCAATCAGGGGCCCGGCGCGACTTTCCATTTCACCCTTCCAAGGGAAACCGAGGCTCAGATATGA
- a CDS encoding response regulator transcription factor — protein sequence MKSAAVSTVYIIDDDHGMRQAVQDLVESVGLHAESFSTGEEFLRRQRSSEPSCLVLDVRLPQMSGLDFQRRLIELGAQIPIIFITAHGDVPMSVRALKSGAVEFLTKPFRDQDLLDAIQQALQRDRAEREQQTEAHELHRRYQALTAREREVMGLVVSGMLNKQIASEIGASEATVKIHRGNVMRKMQANH from the coding sequence ATGAAATCTGCGGCCGTTTCCACGGTCTACATCATCGATGACGATCACGGTATGCGGCAGGCCGTCCAGGACCTCGTCGAATCGGTAGGCCTCCATGCCGAGTCCTTCTCAACTGGTGAAGAGTTTCTGCGCAGACAGCGCAGTTCTGAGCCAAGTTGCCTGGTCTTGGACGTGAGACTTCCTCAGATGAGTGGACTCGATTTTCAGCGACGGCTCATCGAACTTGGTGCGCAAATACCCATCATCTTTATTACCGCGCACGGAGACGTTCCCATGTCCGTTCGGGCACTGAAATCGGGTGCCGTGGAATTTCTGACGAAGCCCTTTCGGGACCAGGATTTGCTGGACGCGATTCAGCAGGCTCTCCAGCGTGACCGTGCGGAGCGAGAACAACAGACCGAGGCCCACGAACTGCATCGACGGTATCAGGCGTTGACTGCGCGAGAGCGGGAGGTCATGGGCCTCGTAGTATCTGGGATGCTCAATAAGCAGATTGCCTCAGAAATCGGGGCGAGCGAAGCTACTGTGAAAATCCATCGAGGCAATGTAATGCGGAAGATGCAAGCGAATCACTAA
- a CDS encoding transposase has translation MDSAQQIIAEVGAKAAIFPSAEKLSSWVGACPGKEESAGVNRSRALAKGQPPDAPHSQSSCECCCQTQGKCLVMYQARH, from the coding sequence GTGGATTCGGCGCAACAGATTATCGCCGAAGTGGGTGCCAAGGCAGCGATCTTTCCCTCAGCCGAAAAGCTCTCCTCGTGGGTAGGGGCGTGCCCGGGAAAGGAAGAGAGCGCGGGTGTGAACCGCAGCCGGGCACTCGCCAAAGGGCAACCGCCAGATGCGCCGCATTCTCAATCAAGCTGCGAATGCTGCTGTCAAACGCAAGGGAAGTGTCTTGTTATGTATCAGGCGCGGCACTAG
- a CDS encoding aldehyde dehydrogenase family protein, which produces MKAITPHYIDGKFVEPHGREVMDSINPTNNNVIGSVTLADEEDAKRAIAAAKRAFASFGGTSKEERAAVLRRLQKVVTARIHDLTTAMVEEYGGVHHFSKLIVQMAAIRFSMRRRHSKNCHSFARGIRRPFFFRRLELQG; this is translated from the coding sequence ATGAAAGCAATCACGCCGCACTATATCGATGGCAAGTTTGTTGAACCACACGGCCGCGAGGTGATGGACAGCATCAACCCCACAAACAATAACGTGATTGGCAGCGTGACGTTGGCTGACGAAGAGGATGCTAAACGAGCTATTGCCGCTGCGAAACGTGCGTTCGCCAGTTTTGGTGGAACATCAAAAGAAGAGCGTGCTGCTGTTCTGCGTAGGTTGCAAAAAGTAGTGACCGCTCGGATTCATGACCTTACGACCGCAATGGTCGAAGAATATGGGGGCGTTCATCACTTCTCGAAGCTGATTGTTCAAATGGCTGCGATTCGTTTTTCCATGCGGAGAAGGCACTCCAAGAACTGCCACTCGTTCGCACGTGGAATAAGACGACCGTTCTTCTTTCGCCGGTTGGAGTTGCAGGGTTGA
- a CDS encoding nuclear transport factor 2 family protein, translating to MIAKDPTPAQELHSREALASVFADLNQYDATTHFVGQSTIFTLEANRGTGEAYCLAHHVFMKDEKRRLMLASLRYFDTFAKTDGAWLFAERLLYVDWLEERNLS from the coding sequence ATGATTGCGAAGGATCCGACGCCGGCACAAGAGCTTCATTCGCGCGAGGCGCTCGCTTCGGTATTCGCGGATCTAAACCAGTATGACGCGACCACTCACTTCGTTGGCCAGAGCACGATCTTCACTTTGGAGGCTAACCGGGGGACGGGGGAAGCTTACTGCTTAGCGCATCATGTATTCATGAAAGATGAGAAGCGACGTCTGATGCTTGCGTCGCTTCGCTACTTCGATACGTTTGCAAAGACGGACGGAGCTTGGCTCTTTGCTGAGCGTCTGCTTTATGTGGACTGGCTAGAAGAACGCAACCTATCGTGA
- a CDS encoding PAS domain-containing protein has protein sequence MIFERIHPDDRERVAQEAEETVRNGTHAKAEHRIVLPDGEVRYILGLGTVKRDASGKAYEMFGTGQDITERKLAEHSLRRSQFYLSEGERLAHMGSWASSDLGIRWSDELDIYSSDEVYKIFGFDSTKGAPNLQQFFAAIHPQDRDRLPEAMKQLHEQHCGCDITSRIIRPDGEIRYVRCVGIPVVEDEVFRGYHGTTIDVTEHELLTLELRREQAYLAEAQRLAHAGSWASNLVTRQVFHSSEENNRLYGFDVSQYTNPFDLHYSTILAEDEPALRAKLENAIRAGEDFDLEYRIRRADGAIRFLRGIGHHNPGQDLGEYFGITIDITDRKLVEQEREPFRMLYSKTTHI, from the coding sequence TTGATCTTTGAACGGATCCATCCTGACGATCGCGAACGGGTCGCCCAGGAAGCGGAGGAAACTGTTCGTAACGGAACACATGCTAAGGCGGAACATCGTATCGTTCTTCCCGACGGCGAAGTCCGCTATATCTTAGGCCTCGGAACCGTAAAGAGAGATGCCTCCGGTAAAGCCTATGAGATGTTTGGCACCGGTCAAGACATCACCGAGCGCAAACTTGCCGAACATTCATTACGGCGGAGCCAATTCTATCTCAGCGAAGGCGAGCGCCTTGCTCACATGGGAAGCTGGGCATCCAGCGATCTAGGTATTCGTTGGTCAGATGAATTAGATATCTATTCGTCCGACGAAGTTTACAAGATATTCGGATTTGACTCGACAAAGGGTGCTCCGAATCTTCAACAATTCTTCGCCGCGATCCATCCCCAGGACCGCGATCGTCTGCCTGAAGCAATGAAACAGTTGCATGAGCAGCACTGCGGCTGCGATATCACAAGCCGGATAATTCGGCCGGATGGGGAGATCCGGTACGTCCGTTGTGTTGGGATTCCAGTGGTTGAAGACGAAGTATTTAGGGGATACCACGGCACCACAATAGATGTCACCGAGCACGAGTTATTGACCCTGGAATTACGGCGGGAGCAGGCGTATCTGGCGGAAGCGCAAAGGTTGGCTCACGCCGGTAGTTGGGCGAGCAATTTGGTCACGCGACAGGTATTCCATTCATCCGAAGAAAACAATCGCCTCTACGGATTTGACGTCAGCCAATACACGAATCCATTCGATCTCCATTACAGTACGATTCTTGCCGAAGATGAACCGGCTCTCAGGGCAAAACTCGAGAATGCGATACGCGCTGGAGAGGATTTCGATCTCGAATACAGAATTCGGCGTGCCGATGGTGCTATCAGGTTTCTGCGTGGCATTGGACACCACAACCCCGGTCAGGACCTTGGCGAGTACTTCGGCATCACGATCGATATAACGGATCGAAAGCTTGTGGAGCAAGAGCGCGAGCCCTTTCGAATGCTCTACAGCAAAACAACGCATATTTAG
- a CDS encoding Crp/Fnr family transcriptional regulator, whose translation MQDNPTLSREQIDRLRSTAQLRSVRSGEVLYEPSCPDVPLFVVLDGTVSITRAGEDEKILAVREPGQFTGEMSVISGGRSLLTARVTRDGVVLEVTRERVLSLMTKDTELGEILMGAFVARRLLMIELGEGNVILLGTNSSARTLALREFLTRNGHPFTYIDIETDSFVGELMEKFDVRKWRHSSCLLQQTICAEESVYCRASGLS comes from the coding sequence ATGCAAGACAACCCCACACTTAGCCGAGAACAGATCGACCGGCTTAGATCGACAGCCCAGCTGCGTTCTGTGCGTAGTGGAGAGGTCCTCTATGAACCCTCTTGCCCCGATGTCCCTCTCTTTGTTGTCCTGGACGGGACAGTCTCAATCACCAGAGCCGGCGAGGACGAGAAGATCCTCGCCGTTCGCGAACCGGGACAGTTCACAGGAGAAATGTCTGTGATTTCCGGTGGCCGATCACTTCTGACAGCGCGGGTGACAAGAGATGGTGTTGTCCTTGAAGTCACTCGCGAAAGAGTGCTGTCGCTCATGACCAAGGACACAGAACTCGGCGAGATTCTCATGGGAGCTTTTGTCGCGCGTCGCCTATTGATGATTGAGCTGGGTGAAGGAAATGTCATCCTCCTCGGCACCAATAGTTCTGCACGGACTCTTGCTCTTAGAGAATTTCTCACCCGAAATGGTCATCCGTTCACATACATCGACATCGAGACCGATTCTTTTGTCGGCGAGCTAATGGAAAAGTTCGACGTTCGTAAATGGCGACATTCCAGTTGTCTTCTGCAACAGACGATATGTGCTGAGGAATCCGTCTATTGCCGAGCTAGCGGCCTGTCTTGA
- a CDS encoding response regulator transcription factor gives MQQNLVNHREAAERAFLVARYESLTPREREVLPLLASGLLNKQVAFELGITEWTVQLHRGHIMRKMQADSFAGLVRMADKLSPDRTQTSMVGELTST, from the coding sequence TTGCAGCAGAATCTCGTCAATCATCGCGAAGCTGCCGAACGTGCCTTCTTAGTTGCCCGATATGAATCTTTGACGCCCAGAGAGCGAGAGGTGCTGCCGCTGCTGGCGAGCGGTCTACTAAACAAACAAGTGGCATTTGAGTTGGGGATCACCGAGTGGACCGTTCAATTGCATCGAGGACATATTATGCGAAAGATGCAAGCCGACTCCTTTGCAGGCTTAGTCAGGATGGCGGACAAACTCAGCCCTGATCGCACTCAAACCTCCATGGTTGGCGAGTTGACGTCGACTTAG
- a CDS encoding NYN domain-containing protein — MAIVNLYIDGFNLYYGALKRTPYKWLDLAKLAQALLPSDTIQEVHYFTARVSSRAYNPTAAHDQGLYIRALKTLPNLHIKYGQFTTHSVPMYLTNVNPPQKVWVDKTEEKGSDVNLASHLLRDAYGRRFEVAVLVTNDSDLAEPVRIVAQEIGLPVGLLNPHQFHSRELRQYATFIKRIRQGDLAACQFPKSLTDRKGTFTKPSGW, encoded by the coding sequence ATGGCAATCGTCAACCTCTACATCGATGGCTTCAACCTCTATTATGGTGCGTTGAAGCGGACGCCATACAAGTGGCTTGACCTCGCGAAGCTCGCTCAAGCCCTCTTGCCGTCCGACACGATCCAGGAAGTTCACTACTTTACTGCTCGAGTCAGTTCGCGCGCCTACAATCCGACAGCGGCCCATGACCAAGGGCTCTACATCCGCGCTCTGAAAACCCTTCCAAACCTTCACATCAAATATGGTCAGTTCACGACGCACTCCGTGCCCATGTACTTGACGAACGTCAACCCGCCGCAGAAGGTTTGGGTCGACAAGACGGAAGAGAAGGGTTCTGATGTGAACCTCGCTTCTCATCTCTTGCGAGATGCGTACGGAAGGCGATTTGAGGTGGCCGTCCTCGTTACCAACGACTCTGACTTGGCCGAGCCAGTAAGGATCGTCGCTCAGGAGATTGGTTTACCGGTTGGTCTCCTCAATCCTCACCAGTTTCACAGCCGGGAACTGAGGCAATATGCCACCTTTATCAAGCGAATCCGCCAAGGTGATCTCGCAGCCTGCCAATTTCCGAAAAGCTTGACGGATCGAAAGGGCACATTTACCAAGCCTAGCGGTTGGTAG
- a CDS encoding NAD(P)/FAD-dependent oxidoreductase, with translation MLRNPSIAELAACLDLNINIDKSVRDVLVIGAGPAGLAAAVYAASEGLKTLVIEKSAPGGQAGSSSKIENYLGFPTGLSGQELANRSIAQAQKFGAQLMVAQSVVHIDSSRQPYKVVLESGLKFNARSIVIATGAQYARLPVEEADAFTGRGIYYNATHMEAQLCHSEEVVVVGGGNSAGQAAVFLAQTSSMVHLLVRSKKLSESMSQYLIARIEAHPRIEIHYLTQIVAPAGAAHLERIEWRDDSLGLEVTRPVRHVFVNGGCSAPHRLARRFLCSG, from the coding sequence GTGCTGAGGAATCCGTCTATTGCCGAGCTAGCGGCCTGTCTTGATCTCAACATCAACATCGACAAAAGCGTGCGCGACGTTTTAGTAATCGGTGCCGGCCCAGCAGGACTCGCGGCAGCGGTCTACGCCGCCTCGGAAGGACTGAAGACGCTGGTTATCGAGAAATCAGCACCTGGGGGTCAGGCAGGGTCGAGTTCAAAGATAGAAAACTACCTGGGCTTTCCCACGGGGCTTTCTGGACAGGAGCTTGCGAATCGATCCATCGCTCAAGCTCAGAAATTTGGCGCGCAGTTGATGGTTGCTCAATCGGTCGTGCATATCGATTCAAGCAGACAACCCTATAAGGTCGTTCTGGAGTCGGGCCTCAAGTTCAATGCGCGCAGCATCGTGATCGCAACTGGCGCGCAATATGCGCGATTGCCTGTCGAGGAAGCAGACGCTTTCACGGGCCGAGGTATCTATTACAACGCAACGCACATGGAAGCTCAACTCTGTCACTCGGAAGAAGTAGTAGTAGTGGGTGGGGGGAACTCTGCTGGACAAGCGGCCGTCTTTCTTGCTCAGACATCATCGATGGTGCATCTCCTGGTGCGTTCGAAGAAACTTTCTGAATCAATGTCGCAGTATCTGATCGCTAGGATAGAAGCACATCCAAGAATCGAAATCCACTATCTGACTCAAATTGTCGCCCCCGCCGGTGCCGCTCATCTGGAACGCATCGAGTGGAGGGACGACTCGTTAGGACTTGAGGTGACGAGGCCAGTTCGCCATGTGTTTGTGAATGGCGGGTGCAGCGCCCCGCACAGATTGGCTAGAAGATTCCTTTGTTCTGGATAA